A genome region from Camelina sativa cultivar DH55 chromosome 10, Cs, whole genome shotgun sequence includes the following:
- the LOC104716465 gene encoding HVA22-like protein k — MSGFASQIPSMALLGSGFTSEVGLRVLLSPLGSNIVLRTACCSIGIGLPVYSTFKAIESRDETEQQKWLIYWAAYGSFSLVEVFTDKIISWFPLYYHVKFAFLVWLQLPTVEGSKQIYNNQIRPFLLRHQARVDRLVDGVYEEMVKVIRSHQGEIRFVRSMIAKMLGSVNEVAPPGQRLGGTANGSPGPTGTNSDSESDSNHED, encoded by the exons ATGAGCGGATTTGCTTCACAGATACCATCCATGGCGCTTCTCGGATCTGGCTTCACCAGCGAG GTTGGGTTGCGTGTATTGCTTTCTCCACTTGGTTCCAATATCGTACTTCGTACAGCATg CTGTTCCATTGGCATCGGGTTGCCTGTGTACTCTACCTTCAAGGCAATTGAGAGTAGAGATGAGACTGAACAACAAAAATGGCTTATCTACTGGGCAG CTTATGGCTCTTTCAGCCTTGTTGAAGTGTTCACGGACAAGATCATTTCTTG GTTCCCATTGTACTATCATGTGAAATTTGCGTTCCTCGTCTGGCTTCAACTCCCAACCGTCGAG GGatcaaaacaaatatacaaCAACCAGATTCGTCCTTTCCTCCTACGACACCAAGCTAGAGTGGACCGACTCGTGGATGGAGTATATGAAGAAATG GTGAAGGTCATTAGGTCGCACCAAGGAGAAATACGGTTTGTCCGATCAATGATTGCCAAAATGTTGggatcag TCAATGAGGTTGCACCACCAGGCCAACGACTAGGAGGCACAGCAAATGGTAGCCCCGGACCAACAGGAACAAACTCAGATTCAGAATCGGATTCCAATCACGAGGACTAA
- the LOC104716462 gene encoding probable NAD(P)H dehydrogenase (quinone) FQR1-like 2 translates to MGKGGGCVPSKKKKPSSLTTTTGDGPGIDDNNATGNAPIQIDDDRTTATNTAGTTTPAITTTSSAAAAAKISSPLKIFVVFYSMYGHVESLAKRMKKGVDSVEGVEATLYRVPETLSQEVVDQMKAPAKDFEIPEITAAELAAADGFLFGFPTRYGCMAAQMKAFFDSTGSLWKEQSLAGKPAGFFVSTGTQGGGQETTAWTAITQLVHHGMLFVPIGYTFGAGMFKMDSIRGGSPYGAGVFAGDGSREATETELALAEHQGNYMAAIVKRLAQP, encoded by the exons ATGGGGAAAGGAGGCGGATGTGTTccgagcaagaagaagaagccgtcgtcactcaccaccaccaccggcgATGGTCCCGGAATCGATGATAACAACGCTACTGGTAATGCTCCGATCCAAATTGACGATGATCGAACGACGGCCACGAATACTGCTGGAACAACTACGCCGGCGATTACCACCACCTCTtccgctgctgctgctgctaagATCTCGTCACCGCTCAAGATCTTCGTCGTGTTCTACTCGATGTACGGACACGTCGAGAGTTTAgcgaagaggatgaagaaaggAGTGGATAGCGTCGAAGGAGTGGAGGCGACGCTTTACAGAGTCCCCGAGACGCTTTCTCAGGAGGTTGTTGACCAGATGAAGGCGCCGGCTAAGGATTTTGAGATTCCGGAGATCACGGCGGCGGAATTGGCGGCGGCTGATGGTTTCTTGTTTGGATTCCCGACTAGGTATGGTTGTATGGCTGCGCAGATGAAGGCGTTTTTTGATTCGACGGGATCGTTGTGGAAGGAGCAGAGTCTCGCTGGTAAGCCTGCTGGATTCTTTGTCAGTACTGGGACTCAAGGAGGTGGCCAAGAGACTACTGc TTGGACAGCAATCACACAGCTCGTGCATCACGGGATGCTATTCGTACCCATAGGCTACACATTTGGAGCTGGAATGTTCAAGATGGATTCGATCCGTGGAGGCTCTCCTTATGGAGCAGGTGTGTTTGCTGGTGATGGGTCAAGAGAAGCAACAGAAACAGAACTGGCTCTTGCTGAACATCAAGGAAACTACATGGCTGCAATAGTC
- the LOC104716463 gene encoding homeobox-leucine zipper protein ATHB-40-like, whose protein sequence is MNHTVDDQNMAFISQLYPDVYTQLVPQPGDVKPPKRRRKKSKGALASGDGSNCLFRKRKLTDEQVNMLEISFGDEHKLESERKDRLAAELGLDPRQVAVWFQNRRARWKNKRLEEEYNKLKNSHDNVVVDKCRLESEVIQLKEQLYDAEREIQRLAERAEGGSSHSPISSSVSVEANETPFFGDYKVGDEEDDYDNLFYPVPENSYIDGAEWMSLYI, encoded by the exons ATGAATCACACGGTGGATGATCAAAACATGGCCTTTATCTCTCAACTGTACCCTGATGTCTACACTCAGTTAGTACCACAACCAG GAGATGTGAAGCCACCGaagcggaggaggaagaagagcaaaGGAGCGTTGGCTTCCGGAGATGGAAGTAACTGTTTGTTCAGGAAGAGAAAGCTAACCGATGAACAAGTGAACATGTTGGAGATAAGTTTTGGTGACGAGCACAAACTTGAGTCGGAGAGGAAAGACAGACTTGCAGCGGAGCTAGGGCTTGACCCTCGTCAAGTTGCCGTTTGGTTTCAGAACCGTCGCGCTCGGTGGAAGAACAAAAGACTCGAGGAAGAGTACAATAAACTCAAGAACTCACATGATAACGTCGTTGTCGACAAGTGCCGACTCGAGTCTGag GTTATTCAGCTCAAAGAACAACTCTACGACGCAGAACGTGAAATCCAAAGATTAGCAGAAAGAGCAGAAGGAGGATCAAGCCACAGTCCAATTTCGTCTTCGGTTTCCGTAGAAGCTAATGAAACGCCATTTTTCGGAGACTATAAAGTCGGAGACGAGGAGGATGACTATGACAACTTGTTTTATCCGGTGCCTGAAAACAGTTACATCGATGGAGCGGAATGGATGAGTCTATACATATGA
- the LOC104716466 gene encoding G-box-binding factor 1 yields MGTSEEKMPFKPSKPTSSAQEVPPTPYPDWSNSMQAYYGGGGTPNPFFPSPVGSPSPHPYMWGAQHHMMPPYGTPVPYPAMYPPGAVYAHPSMPMPPNSGPTNKETAKDQASGKKSKGNSKKKGEGGDKALSGSGNDGVSHSDESVSAGSSDENDENANQQEQGSIRKPSFGQMLADASSQSTTGEIQGSVPMKPVAPGTNLNIGMDLWSSQPGVPMKDERELKRQKRKQSNRESARRSRLRKQAECEQLQQRVESLSNENQSLRDELQRLSSECEKLKSENNSIQDELQRVLGPEAVANLEQNAAGSKDGEGKN; encoded by the exons ATGGGAACGAGCGAAGAGAAGATGCCATTTAAGCCTTCCAAACCAACATCTTCGGCTCAg GAAGTTCCTCCCACACCGTATCCAGACTGGTCAAATTCAATGCAG GCTTATTATGGCGGGGGAGGTACTCCAAATCCTTTTTTCCCATCCCCAGTTGGATCTCCTAGTCCTCACCCCTACATGTGGGGTGCTCAA CACCATATGATGCCACCTTATGGGACCCCAGTTCCGTATCCAGCAATGTATCCTCCGGGGGCTGTCTATGCTCATCCTAGCATGCCCATG CCTCCTAATTCTGGTCCAACAAACAAGGAGACTGCGAAGGACCAAGCTTCTGGCAAGAAGTCAAAGGGGAACTCGAAAAAAAAGGGTGAAGGAGGTGACAAAGCTCTCTCTGGTTCAGGGAACGATGGTGTCTCTCATAG TGATGAAAGTGTCTCAGCGGGTTCATctgatgaaaatgatgagaaTGCCAATCAACAG GAACAAGGTTCAATTAGAAAGCCAAGCTTTGGGCAGATGCTTGCGGATG CAAGTTCTCAAAGTACTACTGGTGAGATACAAGGTTCAGTGCCCATGAAGCCCGTAGCCCCCGGGACTAATCTGAATATCGGGATGGACTTATGGTCTTCCCAACCTGGTGTACCTATGAAG GATGAACGAGAGCTCAAGAGGCAGAAGAGGAAACAGTCTAACCGTGAATCTGCTAGGCGGTCTAGATTGCGAAAGCAG GCGGAATGCGAACAGCTTCAACAGAGAGTGGAAAGTTTGTCGAATGAGAATCAAAGCCTGAGAGATGAGCTACAAAGACTCTCAAGCGAGTGTGAAAAGCTCAAGTCTGAGAACAACTCGATCCAG GATGAGTTGCAGAGAGTGCTTGGACCAGAGGCTGTAGCTAATTTAGAACAGAATGCTGCTGGGTCGAAAGACGGTGAAGGCAAAAATTAA
- the LOC104716464 gene encoding scarecrow-like protein 15 has translation MKIPASSPQDTTNNNSTDGNHLSMDEHVMRSMDWDSIMKELELDDDSAPNSLKTGFTTTTATSDSTILPLYAVDSNLPGFPDQIQPSDFESSTDIVYPGQNQQPTGYGFNSLDGVDNGGFDFIEDLIRVVDCVESDELQLAQVILSRLNQRLRSPSGRPLQRAAFYFKEALASLLTGTNRNPIRLSSWSEIVQRIRAIKEYSGISPIPLFSHFTANQAILDSLSSQSASPFVHVVDFEIGFGGQYASLMREIAEKSVSGGFLRVTAVVAEECAVETRLVKENLTQFAAEMKIRFQIEFVLLKTFEMLSFKAIRFVEGERTIVLISPAIFRRLSGIADFVNNLRRVSPKVVVFVDSEGWTEIAGSGSFRREFVSALEFYTMVLESLDAAAPPGDLVKKIVEAFVLRPKISAAVETAADRRNTGETTWREVFCAAGMRPIQLSQFADFQAECLLEKAQVRGFHVAKRQGELVLCWHGRALVATSAWRF, from the coding sequence aTGAAAATCCCAGCTTCATCTCCTCAGGacacaaccaacaacaacagtaCTGATGGTAATCACTTATCCATGGACGAACATGTCATGCGTTCCATGGATTGGGATTCCATCATGAAAGAATTGGAGCTCGACGATGACTCTGCTCCTAACTCACTTAAAACCGGTTTTACTACAACCACCGCCACCTCAGATTCTACTATTTTGCCTCTTTACGCCGTCGATTCAAACCTCCCTGGCTTTCCCGATCAGATTCAACCTTCTGATTTCGAGTCATCAACCGATATTGTTTATCCCGGTCAGAACCAACAACCAACCGGGTACGGTTTCAATTCTCTCGACGGCGTCGACAATGGAGGATTTGATTTCATCGAAGATCTAATCCGAGTCGTGGATTGTGTTGAATCTGACGAGTTACAGCTCGCTCAGGTGATATTGTCACGGCTCAACCAACGGTTAAGATCCCCTTCGGGTAGACCGTTACAGAGAGCTGCGTTTTACTTCAAGGAAGCTCTCGCTTCTCTTttaaccggaacaaaccggaaTCCAATCCGGTTATCTTCTTGGTCTGAGATTGTTCAGAGGATCCGAGCGATTAAGGAATATTCCGGGATTTCTCCCAtccctctcttctctcattTCACGGCCAACCAAGCCATCCTCGATTCGTTGAGTTCTCAGTCGGCTTCTCCGTTCGTCCACGTGGTTGATTTCGAGATCGGATTCGGTGGACAATACGCATCGCTCATGAGAGAAATCGCCGAGAAATCTGTCAGCGGTGGGTTTTTAAGAGTTACGGCGGTCGTCGCGGAGGAGTGCGCCGTCGAGACGAGGCTAGTCAAAGAAAACTTAACTCAATTCGCGGCGGAGATGAAGATCCGTTTCCAGATCGAGTTCGTTCTTTTGAAGACGTTTGAGATGTTATCGTTCAAAGCGATTAGGTTCGTCGAGGGAGAGAGAACCATCGTTTTGATCTCTCCGGCGATATTTCGCCGTTTAAGCGGAATCGCCGATTTCGTGAACAATCTACGGAGAGTGTCACCCAAGGTCGTCGTGTTCGTCGATAGCGAAGGATGGACGGAGATCGCCGGATCTGGATCGTTCCGGCGAGAGTTTGTTAGCGCTCTTGAGTTCTACACGATGGTGCTGGAGTCGCTCGACGCCGCAGCTCCTCCTGgagatttggtgaagaagatagTGGAAGCGTTCGTTCTGCGTCCAAAAATCTCCGCGGCGGTGGAAACGGCGGCTGATAGGAGAAACACCGGTGAGACGACTTGGCGGGAAGTTTTCTGCGCCGCCGGGATGAGGCCGATCCAGCTAAGCCAGTTCGCCGATTTCCAAGCAGAGTGTTTACTGGAGAAGGCGCAGGTTAGAGGATTCCACGTGGCAAAACGACAAGGAGAATTGGTGCTGTGCTGGCATGGAAGAGCTCTTGTTGCCACGTCAGCTTGGCGGTTTTAG